ATGAACCGCTTAAAATCTATTCTTCTTGGTGGCTTATTAGCATCTGTTTCAATTGCTGCTCTTTCCCAAAATGCTAATGCCAGTGTTGTGAATTTTAACCATGATCATTTAAATAGTAATACTATTGCTTTAAATAACGCTAAACTAATTCGTGAGCGTCAATTGCATGAACAGCAAGTTCGTGAACAAAAAGCTCGTGAATTGCATGAACGCCAAGTTCGTGAACAAAAAGCTCGTGAATTACGTGAACGCCAAGCTCGTGAACAAAAAGCTCGTGAATTACGTGAGCGCCAAGCTCGTCTTCATCACTAAGATTTAATCACCTAGTTGCATATTTATTACTTGTTAATGGGGAGATTCCAAAGCTCCCCTTAAATTTTGGTTTTATGTTTTGCATCTTGCTTGATTAAGTTGGCTGTCTGGCTTATGAGAAAAACCTAACTTAGTTCCAGCGATCGCCCCAAGGGACAAAACCCCGATCATGCTGAAAATGATTAGCTTAATTGGCAAGTCACTAATACTAAAGACGTGTAGCGATCGCTTTTCAAATTCCCAGTTAACCATCAGAAATTGCACTGGATTAAAATCAAACCATTCTTGGCTTTTGATTAACTCAACATTGTATTGGCTAAATTGTTGATGTAATTCCCCTTCTACATCTGCCATATCCTCTACATAAATAGTTTTGAGAATCTTCACGTTGCAAGGTGGTTGATTCCTATGAAAGTTATCAAGTCGAGCTTCGGGATTACGAGATAACCCAATTTTGCAACGACGGAGGTAACAACCAGGAATTAGCCCGTGATAACCCTCTGCTTCCATTAAATATATAAATCCTGGCTCATGGTCATTTTTTGGTTGATAGACAATTGTCGCAAT
This genomic window from Nostoc sp. C052 contains:
- a CDS encoding GIY-YIG nuclease family protein, which codes for MNLDDIATIVYQPKNDHEPGFIYLMEAEGYHGLIPGCYLRRCKIGLSRNPEARLDNFHRNQPPCNVKILKTIYVEDMADVEGELHQQFSQYNVELIKSQEWFDFNPVQFLMVNWEFEKRSLHVFSISDLPIKLIIFSMIGVLSLGAIAGTKLGFSHKPDSQLNQARCKT